Proteins encoded within one genomic window of Eurosta solidaginis isolate ZX-2024a chromosome 1, ASM4086904v1, whole genome shotgun sequence:
- the LOC137238761 gene encoding uncharacterized protein produces the protein MSDDDEDDDTIDPYVGNNASSQIPFDAEPALPEDEPHQFRPKPSLSVHMRCASHTINLIASTDFTSFIKQSATLSSQHSETINRCQVLWSLLRSPKKREIMIEYLGKLLTKPICVRWNSLFDSLALIVSLRDDIITLSEAVGITNTMQDSDFKYLEDYLNCTRPLIDTLNKLQGEKNCSYGYLLPCIITLRRKLLAVKTNVGTTFCIDAVDYLIERVEHRFRDFFEVEDCGKWAAIAAVIHPQFKTQWLGCLSIEAQKKVYSVVMTAATDAEAVVLSTTNTPNKVDEFFDFGNISSTTYSELDIFSNTGAQLQVKKYLHEPVTNNLLAVDVYPVVKKIFLKYNTPLPSSAAVERLFSYATMPNLPRFEKLALNWHERK, from the coding sequence ATGTCCGATGATGACGAAGACGATGATACAATTGATCCATATGTCGGCAATAATGCATCATCCCAAATACCATTCGATGCTGAACCAGCCTTACCCGAGGATGAACCTCATCAGTTCCGACCAAAGCCATCGCTTTCGGTGCATATGAGATGCGCCAGTCATACGATTAATTTAATTGCCTCCACTGATTTTACTTCCTTCATAAAGCAGTCAGCCACTTTGTCTTCCCAACATAGTGAAACGATTAACCGCTGTCAGGTTCTGTGGTCTTTGTTACGCTCCCCGAAGAAGAGAGAAATAATGATAGAATATCTTGGAAAACTTCTGACAAAGCCAATATGTGTTAGGTGGAACTCTTTGTTCGATAGTTTAGCATTGATTGTTTCGCTACGCGACGACATTATTACATTAAGTGAGGCGGTGGGAATAACAAACACCATGCAGGATAGTGATTTTAAATATCTAGAAGACTATTTGAACTGCACACGACCCCTTATTGATACCTTGAATAAACTGCAAGGTGAGAAAAACTGCAGCTATGGGTATTTGTTGCCGTGTATCATAACACTGCGCAGAAAGTTGTTAGCAGTCAAAACAAACGTCGGAACAACCTTTTGCATTGATGCTGTCGATTATTTGATTGAAAGAGTGGAGCACCGCTTTAGGGACTTTTTCGAAGTTGAGGATTGCGGAAAATGGGCAGCTATTGCAGCTGTAATTCATCCGCAATTCAAAACTCAGTGGCTAGGTTGCCTCTCGATTGAAGCACAGAAAAAAGTTTACTCAGTGGTGATGACTGCTGCAACGGATGCGGAAGCCGTAGTGTTGTCAACGACAAATACACCGaacaaggtagatgagttttttGATTTCGGTAACATCTCCAGTACTACCTATAGTGAACTTGATATATTCAGTAACACTGGAGCGCAACTtcaggtaaaaaaatatttacacgaACCTGTAACGAACAATCTTTTAGCAGTGGATGTTTATCCGGTtgtgaaaaaaattttccttaaatacaaCACCCCGCTGCCTTCCTCAGCAGCGGTAGAGAGGCTTTTTTCATACGCAACAATGCCCAACTTACCTCGGTTCGAAAAATTGGCGCTAAACTGGCATGAGCGTAAATAA